The following is a genomic window from Mya arenaria isolate MELC-2E11 chromosome 4, ASM2691426v1.
GCGCATGGACAAATGTTGGCAGAATAAGAGCAATGCAGTCATTGGGTaagattgaaaacaaaaacaacagtgtTTAAGTGCATCCCTTGTGCACTGCATATTGAAACATGATACcattacaataacaaaacaatataacattgttttacttgttttaaaaagtcAGTACTCTTTTAtcagtaatttcaaaatattcattaatcttATCAGTAAGTTCTGGCTAAATTCTGTTCTTCTCCAAAATTTTCTATATGTCATGATTTGAAGACAATTAGTTCAATAAAGTGTATGCACTTCTATGTTCAAGGTATTGTGCCTGGTGCATAAAAAGGGGGTAcataaatacattgaaataaattaatttaatggaAGCTGGTCACACAAAGTTTAGTCTGGACTGGCATTTTGGTCTACAGAAGGTAAGTTGTAAGAttgaatttcttatttttttgtgcttttaattttgttctgttGTAAAACTGATATTGTTTAACGTTACCCAGATTTTGAAatagtgaaataacaattttaaatgtgtcaatattttgaaactttgGTCGGCTATCACCTCGAAACTAATCGTCAGCATACACAGGGctatttcaataatttcaacTAAAAATGACCATAGGTGCGTAAACGATTAAAAGCTTTTCTGAATGACTATGTCATTGTATATCTAAAACCTTATTCTATCTGTGTTAagataaattgtattataaaataatatttacgaCATGGTTATTTTTGATAGAGCAAATGTAGGCAGTGCACTGCCCAGACAATTGAAGAGGTAGCTGATATAGTTCGATTCGCCCCACGCAGTAGTGACAACATTCCACAGCTGATTGATGATCCCGACAGAACAGTTATATTGTTTGACTGGTTGTACAATAGGCGACTCCTGAAGCCCATTCCAAACTTGAAGAAATACCATCACTTCAGgtataacaaaaatactgtAGGCAGTTTCACTGCATGTGTatgttatactatgaaaattttgTTATACAATACCATATATTTATTCAGAGGTTAATTTTGGTGTTAAAACTAATGTTGCAATGTGCGCGATTTATTCAAAACACCAGGTAGTGTAtgtatgaacattattttgcagGATTTCAGCTGACAACCCATTGAGTGTGATTGTGAGGGAGCATGCAAAGGACAGTGAGATTGAAGTTCAAGTTTGCAAACCCACAACGATGGCTCAGATATTACCCTGAACGCATCCAACTGAAAGGACACGACGCAAAAAGGATCTGGTACTTGTACGACCAGACTGCTCCCTATTGTTTTAACACCAGTGTTTGTTCCATACCAACAGTACCAAAACCCGTAATTAATTGAACAAAACTGTAAAACACTTGATGTCAATATACTGATAGATTGTGATCGTTTATaaacttaatttaatatttgaaaatgattcgTTCACTGATCAGATAAAAAAGGTACTGTATCActgttttattgacaaatattttaatagttgcAGTTTGGTGTAAATTTAACCTACCAGTAATTTCAAGTAATAAACTACAACTTTAGTCTAACTAATGAATTATAGGAGGGTTCTTTACCTTGTCCATTTTTGGTAGTACCCCTCTGTCATAAGGGAGACCACTATATGgtcataaatatatacacaatttaGTTAAAGGCTTAAACTacttcaattaaaaacatttataaaattgttttgtcaaaattattatatttaagttcttCACAGGCCGATACAAAATAACGTTTAAAACCTTGCCCAGgttgaggaatcacgtgacttcaacggggttctcacatgggtcaccacgggtcaaaACCGATGTCAACAAGCAAGTGTGTGACGTTagtttctaaaacaaataactttttttgacagaaaagatatggAAAAAATATCAGCCTTAAAACGACTATTGTCTGCTTCtacacgagtgaaatattttagatttgcttgtattttaatgatgcaatcattGGCCTAAATTTGATGGATTTATTTAGAACGATGCAACCCTGTGTGCGCtgtgattctttgttttgtatgtatttcttaGTAAAGAGTTATATTTAAATAGTCATTCATGTGTTAAAGCGtaagtttttttcattatcttcatagaaatatataatttttcatgaattttctgtcgaaaaagtTATTTGGAAATCAACAccatttacatgtttgttaacATCGGTTTCTATCcctggtgacccatgtgaggaccccgttgaagtcacgtgattcctgaCCCTGTTACCACCCTTTACATTTCTCTGTAGCAGTTTCCATTTTAAGCCctgtacatatttcatatttaacttTTATCTATGAATAAGTATTGCGATACTAATTGCTCAGGTATGTGTCGCCTATTGCATACTTCTTTAAAGTACATAAtgaattgtacatgttttgtagTTAGTCTGTTATAATTGTTACAATTGTTACGTCtgcgtggcctagtggttaagcgtccgcctacggagcggaaGGTCATGGGTTtaatccctggccgcgtcatacaaaaagacgttaaaagttgatacaagtagctcccttgcctggcgctcggcatttaaagggtagtgctcgGAAAAGAGGTGTACTcggtactggtttaacccaggaaatttgtaccccgtgtatcggtgttctacaccgagcacgtaaaagaacaaAGGGGTCTCTTGGGAAAAGAGCTAGGCTATCGCACctggacttccttgtatcccatcactgtctcttcagcgtgttGTCTCtttagtaaaaacaatgaaccccgttggaaataagtgcttgcactttcacgggttatccttgaccgcaaggtctaaagaaatacatacatacgtacgtacgtacatacatacatacatacatacatacatacatacatacaatatgCCAGTTTATTAATTGATCTAATTATACAATAGTGTAAATGATTCagtttgtaatatattttcagtttaaagaaTATTTACCTTCATTTCATGTTTAATGAGCGTTGATTTATTATACCCAAGTCACATTTTATTGGTATAATTGTAAAATTGgtgaacatatatttttgtaaccTGTTGCTATGGTACCATTATAAACACCACCCTTTAAGATCATTCGCATACGTTAAATTATTGTTGACTTGTGTTAAGTGGTAACATACTTTACCTTCTAGATGTGCATtccattcattgtttttactttgaaaatTGCCAATGAACTATCATGGTACTTTTCGAACGTTTTTCATTTATTCTGGCACAATCAAAAGGTTCAGTAAGGTATCAGGATATCAATTAACGAAGATTTTATCATTGAATGCTTAAaatgacatgtagtgtatgtttatatgaaaatttggccccaaaatgcaataaagaacaaaacaagACATGTAATCTTTAATGTCGTCTATTTTTCTTTCGAAATGAATATTAAAGCGCGTGTTTATTGAAATGGTCCCTGTCGAAGAAATGCTGGCGCTGGCAGGCCGTTATCTTTCCCGTACACCGCACACTGCATGAAGGCGCACGGGCTCTCGCGCCAGGCGTATCTCACCCATGCAACCTGTTACACAcacatataatgatatattagATGTATTTAGTTCTTTGAGAATAATCGAAAATACGacgtttaatttaattactttttaaagaatGTAGATGTGTTGATCAAACGGTTAAAATACTTTAGTGTTgtacagtcaaaacccgttggctcgatatccaaGGGACttgccaaaatacttcgagcctcgcgaatatcgagccaagcgagaatgCTTACTTAGCGTAAAAATAAATCCGTCCTttgagtttgagccaacgaggaaatcgagccaagcgatatcgagccaacgggccccgggtttcgactgtataggCAATTTCAACGCCATGATTCGACCCGGCGACATATACCAGTCAATGCAGATGAAGtaccaaatattgaaatgaacggACTATCAATACACGACAAGTCAGAATCTTCGTATCTGTTCCCATGCATGTTGTGAAGATGTAACTGTATTTGTCTCTGTGTGTCAATTTGACAAAGTTAACTGCGTTAAGGTACAAACCACATGCGTCTGTCCGCTGCACACTTGCGTATCCATGGAAACGGTAGTCTGATCATGCGCAGTTATCGGGACTGTGTTCCATTCAGCGGTCGTGGTGCACCAGTGATTGACTGTGTTTCCGCAGCATAACTGTAGAATAGAcagttttgaaatgatttttcgCATGCTTActtgttttgaatttgtttaataagtCGCGCcagaattaaacatataataacatTGTATATACACGTGAATAATCTATTAACAATTCAGTATTTCCCAATATTCTGTACGGGATATCAGTAGCTTAAGGGTAGTTCCGGCTCATATTGGACGAATATTTTTTGAAATCGTTAATTGTAATTTAATcgcaatgaaaataataaacaaaatgctaTTCTGATGCTTCAGTATATCGAGTAAGAATTGTTCAGGTAATTTCTGAATTGAAAGTGCTTTAAAAATTAAGCAATTTCGCATTATACATTTTCTGAACTTACAATGAATTGACTAAATGTCTAAAACTCGAGCCATTTACAAAATCATGTCCTATTTTTTCtagtattttacatttttttctttataaatatccTGAATACCTCAAACCCCGTGTTTGCCCGCACGTCAATGGCGCTGTTTCCGCTGTCATACTCGATGGTCAGGGTGTGACCGGAAATGGACAGTCGGGACGGGAACGGGCCCTAAAGGTTAAATTGAACTAAATTATTGGCTGATTTTGGTCAGAAATACGGAAAcctttatgttttatattttatactttgcTTCAGAAAAGAGATCAAAGGGCCGTCATACACATAAAGAGCTTTTATATTTAACTCAAAAGTAGAAAGCCCTATGTATTCAAGACATAAGATTTCCACTACTTTATCGccgttttataaatattaatgatcACTCCGAAAGCGTGCATCTAATCACAATAACAACTGTCTGCATAACAAATCCATTTGAGTCAACATTTTCCGTAAATTAATCCAAAATACAATGTAAAGTATTTACCTAAACAAATCAAACATCGGAATTTCTGTGGCAGAAATCAGTTGTATTATTTTTCCCTTTCTATTAAAACGAGACATGTTGCTTTTGGTATGGTTaaccgtccgtctgtctgtctgtctgtccatcaCAAAAGTGTATTGGCCagattaataaaacattacatgAATGTTAAGCAACATGCCTCTACAGTAGGTATagagtaatggcccttgattAAGTCAAAAGTGATATAAAGGAGCATGTAAGCTTGTGTCACAAGTACCACCTAACATATTTAAAAGCCAGTGGgatgaaactttacatcaattaataattaagcAGTTTGCGAGGATGTGGACCTTTGGTTGTGGTTCATGTATGCACACGGTATGTTCAGAGTTATGACCTTTGGCGAAGTTAGCATATAGAGCATGCAATCTTGTGTCGCGGGTACCTCCGAACGTACATGAGCAAGAGTAACACAACTGTAAAAGTATGTTTAGCAGCATGTGAAAATGTACAACTGAAGTAATGTATACGGCTGCACCCAGTAAGTTCGGAGTTATGGCCCTCGTCTTTGTGAAATGATGGCATATAGAGCATGAGATATTGTGTCGCACATATCTCCAAAAGTATGGTAGCCAGAGAAACTTTATAGGAATGTTAACTAGCATGTGGTATAGCGTGTGATTGTCTCTGGTATAAGTAGAGTTATGGCCACTGACTTAATCTAACATTACACCAAACGCATTGACTCTTTTTCAATAAGTAAATGAGCCAGAGCTATGAAACCTGATGGGAATATTATGCAGCATATGAAGTTGTGCATCTGGGTTTTTTTGTGTGACTTTGCAcaacagatatatatatatattccttgACCTAATAACATTAGGTATATTATAAATCATGGACTTCAGCGttacacttatttataaaaatgtgcacctggggtcaaggtcactgttactaaaacaGTGTTACTTCATatcgttaaatgaaattaaactatagtgataaaaaatgattgcaAGTTTATTTCGAGGAGGAAAGATTGATATTGCCTGTTTATGCTCCAACTGTTCCGTTGTGCAATAGGTATGGTTAATGCACATTTATCGGCTATGGATGAAATAATCGGCCTTGTTTTAGTGACCAACTCGGTTAGTGGTGGGATCTGTGCGTCCTGGCCATGGACACATTTATAGTTTCTAATGCATTAAATTTTAGCTAATATTCAGAATGAATAACATTTctagtttaaatgaaatatatattaaaaaatccACAGCCTGTTCCcacgaaaaaatattttaaagaaaacctgGAAGTTGATACTTGAGTCCCCGTATGCCACGGCCCTCGCCGCCAACGCCAGACGAGATGCCACATCCTCCTTGAATCGCGGGTGGATCCTAAAACAAAAAATCTACCTCtttgatattatttgatataatgcCAAATATACACGTTCGTTTCCCGATCAACAATTTTGAACGATGTCGAGTCTTCAAACGTAGTATGCACATTGGTTATGGTCAGAAAATGACCCTATTGGTTCCAAAACCAATAGGTCCCTTGCCATGGTAAGCTTTACGAGAAAAAATACTGGCGTTTACggtcaatcaatttaaaaacgaCCTGGTATATAGTCTTAAAACTTGATAATCACATTGGTCATGGTGAGTAAGCGACCTATGTTGACATATACTAGGGCAATTATGGGCGCTCCTGACGAGTGATACATTCGATTCTCAGAATTCTATATTCCATTTAAGTAACACTATTTCAGTATCAATGACCTTGATATGACCGATCGCAACTGCATTCCATAACTAAATGGTGTGTATTTACAAGAGATTGCTGCATACCAAGTGTCATGACTATATTCATCAATTCTTGCTCAAGTTATTCAGCGGAAAccttttttgtaacagtgattCTGACCGATGATTCCTGCCGACGCCAAACGCAAACCCAAGATATGTCTCTACATGAACTAGCAATACACCAACTTTAACCATTCCAATAAAGGTAATTTAGGGGTAACTAAGTTTCTATATTACTGAGAAAAAATACCTAAACTGAGCTTTTTATGGaacaagtttcatcacaatgcGCCACTCAAGTTATTTGACACCCGTCCACCCAATGACATAGTCGTTCTTGTAATCCGGATGTTGTTGAAAATCTGTTTGAAACCATAAGTGGCAGTGTCGGACATGAAGGaggatttttttcttctgtatttCTTTGTGTCACAACTATTAGGTATATGACGGTTGTTTCAGTTTCAGATATGCGATAAATTTTACCGAGTGAataccaaaattaatatttcagaaGTGGCTTTTCCACGAGAGAACTATTCACTAGGtgatatatattgcaatcttacacagaaacaaacattttttctgtCTATTTTAAGcttatcaataaacaaaaacaaaatttaattattaatttataggAAAGCCCgtgcaaaaaaatcaataaaatgaagttttacCGGAAACGAAACTAAATGGCGTAATTGAATGTTCTTCCCGGCATCGCTTCACCTATTGGACATATTAAGACTAAAAGGGGTAAAATCTGAGAAAATAGTGAAATTATATTTCGATAAACTCACTGTTTCAATCTTCTGTTTTTAATCATCCGCTATATTTCAATGAACCGGAAAGCAAAAAAggtaataaagatataaaaatgtttcaccATCCCCGAAAGAAACTTTCACGTATGGTTTAAGTAATAAATTAACTACAGGAATGCTTGTATCGGAATCTTACGCTCCATATGGCGACGCAAAGTCGGGCAGGTCCATGGCGACGGCCATAAACACGGAAGAAAGACTTGGATTAGGAACGAAACCGAAGCCGAACGTCTGTGCCCAACGGATCTCCGAAAAGCCGAGTTCAGCTGTTTGGTCGCGCCACGGTGCTAGCTGGGAAAAATTGTCgctaaaattaatataaataaatgaaaaataacaacgGAATTTGTCAATATTGCAACGAATATTGACAGCTTTTGAAggttaatatattattttcaagagGAATGTGCAATGATTATATAATTGGGAACAACgttttattttagcaaatagGTATAGTTGGGTAAAACGAAGCGTCCACGAAGCCTAACTAAAGCTTTTGATCGTGTCTTAATTAGTATATAACCGAAGAGAGAATTCGATCATCCTTTCATGCCAAACAGATTCAAACTTCCTCAAGTATCAAGTTTATAAACATCTCGGCCTAAGAGCTTATTACTGATTATGGGGAATGAGCtaacaaaatcaatgaaattgatGGAAGTATTACATAATAATCTTtcaaaaaaggcaggtttaacTAGTTGGTTTTTATCTTTACATTTcataagtatttcaaattttaacacattttgataATACTGCGGTACAAAGTTagttcttatataataaaaatgattacaaTCTATCAGATAGTGGTATTCATCACTAATGacatttttatcacaaaaaccacaagttttaatgttttgtacaaTATCGCTGCATACACACTTCGACTGTGATAATAAGAAACTAGGAGAAATTAGTATGCTCGCGAAATTAATGAAACCATGTATATCAGCAATACTTCTGTAatccttaatttgtttttatttgctgCTTTTAACAAATCCGAGTTTTCGTCgaagtttttaattattatatccACAAGTAATAGTTCTTTACCTGCACGAACCCGAATGGAAATTGATTGCTTGTCTGCGAGTGGGACTTTGCGTGGAACTTTGCCCGCCAATCCTCGATCATTGCTCGGAACTGACATGCGTATAGATGCGCCTTACCAGTGTTCGCTTCACCTATTGGACATATTAAGCTAAAACCCATGATAAACAGCACATTCGGAACgactcggccatttttcatcgaaaacaacctccatgtatatggacggttaaagctgttaaacttaatgactttacccTTGGAAATCTGAACTATTCATGCAagaatacacttcactggcaatcaatttaaacttagtaatactacgtacacgttaaaacactacaataaattaatactataatttaaaattttacttaCAACTTTACTGATGTTaaggcatacatccgaggttgatttCGATGGAAAGTGGTCTAGGTATTCCGAATGTAAACAGCAATActgcatgttttatttcattaaaaatgtttcaataaaccAGTCTTGTTTGGTTCAGCATAAGAAAGCAACACacttcaccgagtgagcactaAAAGTTGTATATCACGAGTGGCGTAACCAAAAACTAAAGCATTATGATTTTCTTAACGTTTGTTATTAACGGGGATTGTCTATTGGTGATagattcaatatatatatatatatatatatatatatatatatatatatatatacaaattcaacctttgggatattttgccaatttgaacaacctttggaagacattatcattaaatgctatatatcctatattaatatatcctttgcattttccttcataaaatatgcatatataaatgtagtaaagcattattaatgatgctttttttcaaaaatactagccatcgagaatatacaatttttggCTGTCGCCTAAAGGTTAAGCgccggatgttcatgaaaaagtacaacctttgggttAAGTACCCCAAaggttgtactgtatatgtcggCAAAAggttcaataatatataatgtaacttaACTACTTAACTCAGTCGGTAGAGAGGCCTGAATGTCTCGCGGCAGACCCTGTTCGAATTAAAGCGGTAAATAGCGGTTAACCTAATAGTTTAGTCCTACTGACAACGTTAAGATGCCAGTTCGGTAACCATGATTTATGTAgccatctcctcaatcctttcaatatattgtcaaattattattccttgcattttgtttgctgtgttcatgacaatatttgaagttaattttaattcaaagtcgGGCTAGGTTGTGATCTTACCCTCACACTAAGACGAAGGTTTAtgaaccttaataaacaataacaacaaaatctatGTCACTATTattaaaccacatacatgttgCTTGTCCAATGACATACTCTAttgccgttttcatcattgcattactcttgtaaaaaaggagcattgtttgcaattatgaCGGGGTTGCTTAATTGCTTCAACCACCCGTTGGTGTGTAAGTTTCTTTacactcgcactcgggccttgcccattcgacgagAGCTCTGGTAAGAgtattagttatttaaaatatttcgagaaTGGTGCACAGACACAATACAGCCCTGGTTTGAGCCAATCCAATTCTTTGACGTGCCGCAAAGTACAggactgtcacacgggaccccgatTAACGTCCATCCCGGAAGATGATAAGTATATTAATGTTGCGGTTGGGAATCgaaactgctgtccctggattGACTAGTGTGACCACGGAACCACCCGGAAAACGTTGACAAGCTAGTAACAGTGTATTTCGGTATTTTCTCAATATATATGGCGATACCGGTGAGCAATGATATGGTTGTCGGAATACATCCTTCGGCGGGattatgtatgtcaaaaacGTGTCCACTGTATCCAAAAGCGTAGTTAGCAGCTAGCCTTGTTCATTTTCGTGTGCTGGAAGAACATCAATAATGATGAAACGggtataaaaaaatacatgttattatgactatatgtacattgcagcatgaatgactcatttaagtaatagtttaatacgaaaagttgaaattgttgtgtatgatgCCTTAATTCTGTTATGCCAATGCCAAAACGAAATGGTCTGATGGAGGCCCAGACATCGACGACCCTATACTTGGAGGAAGAATTGGCTATTGGATTATATATGTCTCTGGTGTAATGTCGTCTGCGATTTCATACGTTTTCTTCTCAACTTAAACAGACGTGTCGTTACAAACCAACTGTTCCTGtactttcaataacaaatagaaactaCTCTTTGCTAATATCTACCGTTGTGGCATTCCTTAAAGTACAAGGGACACACGTAGTGCACGtgcgtttttcaaaatcatttcagaacTGAAGTAAGAGTGAAAtctatatacaatgtaaacttattatttttttaatttgaaaagctgaaatgctatgaaaatatgtacatattcattttgattaagtttcactcgtatctgtttgattgttaaaccattCGAATTAATTATATGACGCTTTTTCTAAGAAAATAAtgactgcaaaacaaatcagtaacgtattatttcacttgagaaacaaccaccagaaactatacattaaaattacacttagaaaaatgatttgttttaatgaatatagtgcagttaatctctccaaaaaagatttaaaggtgcacttgacAATTATAATTGAAGATTTGATACTGTATAAAGCGGTAACAGCAGGAGAAAAAAAGCACAATAAACGATAGGAAGGTACAACATTCGCTCCAGGCGGTAGGTCCCGGCGCGAGCCCAAGACTGTCTGCACATCATCTTTCCGCTTATCTATAGCCCATTTAAACAAAGCGACACACGAACCTTCCCTAGATTGAATAGCAAACTGATATTGCCACTAACCGTTGTTTTCTTGATTCCATCGTGTATGCGGTCGAATAACTTCTTCCATGTGTCGATCTCTTTGTGGTTGATAAAGGAGATAGGTTGCCCCTCTTTCCCATTTCTAACCTACGCCCCTTAAAaggggtttacatacttaattattatacgGCTCCAGTTATTAATTAAGTAGAGTCCGAAAAATTAAACAGTGGCGTATTAAACAGCAAACCGTTTTAAAACTGTGTTGCTGTATTTTAAACTTtggcataacacatgtaaatgtGGGGTAGCcgatgtataacaaatataagatattttgaacattacgTTTGAGATTCAAAGATTCgtttaaaatatgtatcaaaatgaatctaggaacattttaattcattcaaaaatgtaaaaatataaaaagtatttcaattacaaatcgaacTTCAGTTTTTCAGACGTACTCATTCGTTTTACGATGTCTCTCCCAGAGGAGTCcgactgcaaatattaattgttcagatataaag
Proteins encoded in this region:
- the LOC128231387 gene encoding sialate O-acetylesterase-like isoform X1; amino-acid sequence: MGFSLICPIGEANTGKAHLYACQFRAMIEDWRAKFHAKSHSQTSNQFPFGFVQLAPWRDQTAELGFSEIRWAQTFGFGFVPNPSLSSVFMAVAMDLPDFASPYGAIHPRFKEDVASRLALAARAVAYGDSSINFQGPFPSRLSISGHTLTIEYDSGNSAIDVRANTGFELCCGNTVNHWCTTTAEWNTVPITAHDQTTVSMDTQVCSGQTHVVAWVRYAWRESPCAFMQCAVYGKDNGLPAPAFLRQGPFQ
- the LOC128231387 gene encoding sialate O-acetylesterase-like isoform X2, encoding MIEDWRAKFHAKSHSQTSNQFPFGFVQLAPWRDQTAELGFSEIRWAQTFGFGFVPNPSLSSVFMAVAMDLPDFASPYGAIHPRFKEDVASRLALAARAVAYGDSSINFQGPFPSRLSISGHTLTIEYDSGNSAIDVRANTGFELCCGNTVNHWCTTTAEWNTVPITAHDQTTVSMDTQVCSGQTHVVAWVRYAWRESPCAFMQCAVYGKDNGLPAPAFLRQGPFQ